One genomic segment of Cellulophaga sp. HaHaR_3_176 includes these proteins:
- a CDS encoding alginate lyase family protein: MNAQEHPNLILTAQGVKDIRAQLGNIPIFDNTLKAVKEEIDAEIASGIETPIPKDYSGGYTHVRHKRNMIVLQKAGVLYQILDDEKYAKYVKDMLMQYEGMYKTLPLHPKTRSYARGKLFWQCLNDSNWLVYVSQAYDCIYNYLSEEERNKLETNLFKPFADHISVDSPQFYQRVHNHSTWGNAAVGMIGLVMNDQELIDRALYGIKGVNLDTNAKDDDGGFLNKNGKAGFLANIEEPFSPDGYYNEGPYYQRYAMYPFLIFAEGLHNVKPEMKIFEYKDGVLLKSINALLNLSDADGEFFPLNDGQKGMSYYNDALVTAVDISYHFGKQDPGLLTIAKEQNKVLLDDSGLAVALGIKNGEAKPFDKKSINLSDGPDGNQGGVGILRNEDIELVFKYAAQGSSHGHYDKLSYSLYEKGEEVIQDYGLARFVNIEQKGGGNYLKENKTWAKQTIAHNTVTQNETSHFGGKYEIGSQHHSVLHYFSSENENVQIASAKEANAYPGTEMLRTIAVIKDEDFEKPYVLDIMKVTSKTANQYDFPYYFLGQVLNTNFVYKTPETLKTLGDKNGYQHLFIEGSAKASTDNSKLSWLNKGKFYTLTTVTSNDDELLFTRIGANDPEFNLRREAALMLRRKNTKNTLFVSAIEAHGGYSTVSESAVNSNSYIKELKVILDTEDYTAVQITNVDGNTKLFITSNTNASKETDHKLKINNINYKWTGVYYFK, from the coding sequence ATGAATGCACAAGAACACCCTAACTTAATTTTAACAGCTCAAGGTGTTAAAGATATTAGAGCACAATTAGGTAATATTCCAATATTTGATAACACATTAAAAGCTGTTAAGGAAGAGATAGATGCTGAAATTGCTTCAGGAATAGAAACGCCAATTCCAAAAGATTACTCTGGGGGTTACACGCATGTTCGTCATAAGCGTAATATGATAGTACTACAAAAAGCTGGTGTTTTATATCAGATTTTAGATGATGAGAAGTATGCGAAGTATGTGAAAGACATGTTAATGCAATATGAAGGTATGTATAAAACATTACCGTTACACCCTAAAACAAGGTCTTATGCAAGAGGTAAATTATTTTGGCAATGTTTGAACGATTCTAACTGGTTGGTTTACGTGAGTCAAGCTTACGATTGTATTTATAATTATTTATCAGAAGAAGAACGTAATAAGCTAGAAACAAACTTGTTTAAACCATTCGCAGATCATATTTCGGTAGATAGTCCACAATTTTACCAAAGAGTTCACAACCATAGTACTTGGGGAAATGCAGCTGTAGGTATGATTGGTTTAGTAATGAATGACCAGGAATTAATTGATCGTGCTTTATATGGTATTAAAGGAGTGAATTTAGATACAAATGCGAAAGATGATGATGGAGGTTTTTTAAATAAAAATGGTAAAGCAGGTTTTTTAGCGAATATAGAAGAGCCTTTTTCGCCAGATGGTTATTATAATGAAGGTCCATATTACCAACGTTATGCAATGTATCCTTTTTTAATTTTTGCAGAAGGATTGCATAATGTTAAACCAGAAATGAAAATTTTTGAATATAAAGATGGAGTACTTTTAAAATCTATTAATGCACTTTTAAATTTATCTGATGCAGATGGAGAGTTTTTTCCACTTAATGACGGTCAAAAGGGAATGTCTTATTATAATGATGCTTTAGTTACAGCGGTAGATATTTCTTATCATTTCGGAAAACAAGACCCTGGATTGTTAACTATTGCAAAAGAGCAAAATAAGGTATTGTTAGATGATTCTGGTTTAGCAGTTGCACTTGGTATAAAAAATGGAGAAGCAAAACCATTCGATAAAAAATCAATTAATTTATCAGATGGACCAGATGGAAATCAAGGTGGTGTTGGTATTTTAAGAAATGAAGATATAGAGCTTGTATTTAAATATGCAGCACAAGGCTCTAGTCATGGGCATTATGATAAGTTGTCGTATTCTTTATATGAAAAAGGAGAAGAAGTAATTCAAGATTATGGATTAGCGCGTTTTGTTAATATTGAGCAAAAAGGAGGTGGGAATTACCTAAAGGAAAATAAAACATGGGCTAAACAAACTATTGCACATAATACAGTAACGCAAAATGAAACCTCTCATTTTGGTGGTAAATATGAAATAGGTAGTCAGCATCATTCAGTGTTGCATTATTTTTCTTCAGAAAATGAAAACGTTCAAATAGCAAGTGCAAAAGAAGCTAATGCATACCCTGGCACAGAAATGTTGCGTACTATAGCTGTTATTAAAGATGAGGATTTTGAAAAACCTTATGTTTTAGATATTATGAAAGTAACTTCGAAAACTGCTAATCAATACGATTTTCCTTATTATTTTTTAGGTCAAGTTTTAAACACCAATTTTGTTTATAAAACTCCTGAAACTTTAAAAACGTTGGGTGATAAAAATGGTTACCAACATTTATTTATAGAAGGTTCTGCTAAGGCTTCAACAGATAATAGTAAATTATCTTGGTTAAATAAAGGTAAATTTTACACGTTAACAACTGTAACGAGTAATGATGATGAGTTGCTTTTTACAAGAATAGGAGCAAACGATCCAGAATTTAACTTAAGAAGAGAAGCTGCATTAATGTTAAGAAGAAAAAACACTAAAAACACGCTTTTTGTTTCTGCTATAGAAGCTCATGGGGGGTATAGTACTGTTTCAGAATCGGCAGTTAATTCAAATAGTTATATAAAGGAATTAAAAGTAATTTTGGATACTGAAGATTATACTGCAGTTCAAATAACAAATGTAGATGGTAATACTAAGCTGTTTATAACATCAAACACAAATGCTTCGAAAGAAACGGATCATAAGTTGAAAATTAATAATATTAATTACAAGTGGACTGGTGTTTATTATTTTAAATAA